The Stappia sp. genome window below encodes:
- a CDS encoding TolC family outer membrane protein, whose protein sequence is MSHRAIRSCAAIAALCLALGIGPAQAESLRDAMRSAYQASPALKAERARQRATDQGIWKARSAFLPKVSASYGVENRDYRDHLNAEDNDRIEHNLEVRAEQTLFQGFSGINRLNQAHEESAAGREQLIGAEQDLLFGTGQAYLSVLRDRRNLSHRKSYAHLVAQELTAARRRAELGDATRTDVDQASARYNEAQADLELAKGQLAASEASFERLVGKPPDKLAWPALPQDLLPASLGAAIDVALRGNPTVRSKISEARASRFAARASVGDMLPRVTASASYLNEYRNRLSDRATEDFRVGVRVNVPLFTGGDNIASVRQARETAAQREFEVDDVRLQVRESVIAAFKQLEASRRRAEAAKRAISANERAVRGLKMEYRGGERTLLDVLNGQQELVNSRTAFEGARYDRTVSELFLLATLGRLAPERFGVAAEPIAVETRLVPTMETWALRLAPRE, encoded by the coding sequence ATGTCCCACCGGGCCATCAGATCCTGTGCCGCCATCGCCGCACTCTGCCTCGCCCTGGGCATCGGCCCTGCGCAGGCCGAAAGTCTGCGCGATGCCATGCGCTCCGCCTATCAGGCCTCGCCCGCGCTCAAGGCCGAGCGCGCCCGCCAGCGCGCCACCGATCAGGGGATCTGGAAGGCGCGCAGCGCCTTCCTGCCGAAGGTGTCGGCCAGCTATGGCGTGGAGAACCGGGACTACCGTGATCATCTGAACGCCGAGGACAACGACCGGATCGAGCACAATCTGGAAGTGCGTGCCGAGCAGACGCTTTTTCAGGGATTTTCCGGGATCAACCGCCTCAATCAGGCGCATGAGGAAAGCGCGGCCGGGCGCGAGCAGCTGATCGGCGCGGAGCAGGATCTGCTGTTCGGCACGGGGCAGGCCTATCTGTCGGTCCTCCGCGACCGGCGCAACCTCTCCCATCGCAAGAGCTACGCGCATCTGGTGGCGCAGGAACTCACGGCGGCGCGCCGGCGCGCGGAACTGGGCGATGCGACGCGCACGGATGTCGATCAGGCCAGCGCCCGCTACAACGAGGCGCAGGCCGATCTGGAACTCGCCAAGGGCCAGCTCGCGGCGAGCGAGGCGAGTTTCGAGCGGCTCGTCGGCAAGCCGCCCGACAAGCTCGCCTGGCCCGCCCTGCCGCAGGATCTCCTGCCCGCCTCGCTGGGGGCGGCCATCGACGTGGCGCTGCGCGGCAATCCGACGGTGCGCTCGAAGATTTCCGAGGCCCGGGCCTCGCGCTTCGCGGCGCGCGCCAGCGTCGGCGACATGCTGCCCAGGGTGACGGCGAGCGCCTCCTATCTCAACGAATACCGCAACCGCCTGTCCGACCGCGCGACCGAGGATTTTCGCGTCGGCGTGCGGGTCAATGTGCCGCTGTTCACCGGCGGCGACAATATCGCCAGCGTCCGGCAGGCCCGCGAAACGGCGGCGCAGCGGGAGTTCGAGGTCGACGACGTGCGGCTTCAGGTGCGCGAAAGCGTCATCGCCGCCTTCAAGCAGCTGGAGGCCTCGCGCCGCCGGGCCGAGGCGGCGAAGCGGGCGATCTCGGCCAACGAACGCGCCGTGCGGGGGCTGAAGATGGAGTATCGCGGCGGCGAACGCACGCTGCTCGATGTGCTCAACGGCCAGCAGGAGCTGGTGAACAGCCGCACCGCCTTCGAGGGCGCGCGCTACGACCGCACGGTCTCGGAACTGTTCCTGCTCGCAACCCTCGGCCGGCTAGCGCCCGAGCGCTTCGGCGTGGCGGCCGAGCCCATCGCGGTCGAGACCCGGCTGGTGCCGACCATGGAGACCTGGGCGCTGCGGCTTGCCCCGCGCGAGTGA
- the phbB gene encoding acetoacetyl-CoA reductase, translating to MSNVAIVTGGTRGIGAAISKGLKDAGYTVAATYAGNTEKAEAFKAETGIHVYKWDVADAQACHDGIAQVVSDLGAVEVLVNNAGITRDGWFHKMDYDQWSAVIRTNLDSMFTMTRPVIDGMRERGHGRIINISSINGQKGQLGQTNYSAAKAGVIGFTKSLAAETARKGITVNAICPGYIDTDMVAAVPEKVLEGIIGGIPVGRLGQAEEIAAAVVYLASKEAGFMTGAVMSINGGQYFANG from the coding sequence ATGAGCAATGTGGCAATCGTGACGGGCGGAACGCGGGGCATCGGCGCCGCCATTTCGAAGGGCCTGAAGGATGCCGGCTATACGGTGGCGGCCACCTACGCCGGCAACACCGAAAAGGCCGAGGCCTTCAAGGCGGAAACGGGCATTCACGTCTACAAGTGGGACGTCGCCGACGCCCAGGCCTGCCACGATGGCATCGCCCAGGTCGTGTCGGACCTCGGCGCGGTCGAGGTGCTGGTCAACAACGCCGGCATCACCCGCGACGGCTGGTTCCACAAGATGGACTACGACCAGTGGTCGGCGGTGATCCGCACCAACCTCGATTCCATGTTCACCATGACCCGTCCGGTGATCGACGGCATGCGTGAGCGCGGCCACGGCCGGATCATCAACATCTCCTCGATCAACGGCCAGAAGGGCCAGCTCGGCCAGACCAACTACTCCGCCGCCAAGGCGGGCGTGATCGGCTTCACCAAGTCGCTGGCCGCCGAGACCGCGCGCAAGGGCATCACCGTGAACGCGATCTGCCCGGGCTACATCGACACCGACATGGTCGCCGCCGTTCCGGAGAAGGTGCTGGAAGGTATCATCGGCGGCATTCCGGTCGGCCGGCTCGGCCAGGCGGAGGAAATCGCGGCCGCGGTCGTCTATCTCGCCTCGAAGGAAGCCGGCTTCATGACCGGCGCCGTGATGTCGATCAACGGCGGCCAGTATTTCGCCAACGGCTGA
- a CDS encoding P-II family nitrogen regulator has product MKIVMAIIKPFKLDEVRDALTSIGVQGLTVTEVKGYGRQKGHTEIYRGTEYAVSFLPKLKVEVAVPSDLAEKVVEAIAGAAKTGQIGDGKIFVYALDQVQRIRTGESDAAAL; this is encoded by the coding sequence ATGAAAATCGTGATGGCCATCATCAAGCCGTTCAAGCTCGACGAGGTGCGCGACGCCCTCACGAGCATCGGCGTTCAGGGACTGACAGTCACCGAGGTCAAGGGCTACGGCCGCCAGAAGGGGCACACGGAAATCTACCGCGGGACGGAATACGCGGTGAGCTTCCTGCCCAAGCTGAAGGTCGAGGTCGCCGTGCCCTCCGACCTTGCCGAGAAGGTCGTCGAGGCGATCGCCGGTGCCGCCAAGACCGGCCAGATCGGCGACGGCAAGATCTTCGTCTACGCGCTCGACCAGGTTCAGCGCATCCGCACCGGCGAGTCCGATGCCGCCGCGCTTTGA
- a CDS encoding acetyl-CoA C-acetyltransferase, with protein MSASTDVVIVSATRTPVGSFNGSFANTPAHDLGATAIRSALARASVDAADVDEVVFGQVLTAGQGQNPARQAAINAGIPDSATAWVLNQVCGSGLRTVAIGMQQIQAGDASIIVAGGQENMSLSPHCAHMRAGYKMGDYKMIDTMIKDGLWDAFNGYHMGQTAENVAEKWQISREQQDEFAVASQNKAEAAQKAGRFKDEITPVTIKERKGEKVVEDDEYIRHGANLEGMQKLRPAFAKDGSVTAGNASGINDGAAALVLMSAAEAERRGLTPLARIASWATAGVDPTVMGSGPIPASRKALDKAGWKVEDLDLVEANEAFAAQACAVNKDMGWNPDIVNVNGGAIAIGHPIGASGARVLVTLLHEMGRRDARKGLATLCIGGGMGVALCVER; from the coding sequence ATGAGCGCATCCACCGACGTCGTCATTGTCAGCGCAACGCGCACCCCCGTCGGGTCCTTCAACGGATCCTTCGCCAACACCCCGGCCCACGACCTCGGCGCCACCGCGATCAGATCCGCGCTGGCGCGCGCCTCCGTCGATGCGGCGGACGTCGATGAGGTGGTGTTCGGTCAGGTTCTGACCGCCGGCCAGGGCCAGAACCCGGCCCGCCAGGCCGCCATCAACGCCGGCATTCCCGACAGCGCCACCGCCTGGGTGCTCAATCAGGTCTGCGGCTCGGGCCTGCGCACGGTCGCCATCGGCATGCAGCAGATCCAGGCGGGGGACGCCTCGATCATCGTCGCCGGCGGCCAGGAGAACATGTCGCTCTCGCCGCATTGCGCCCATATGCGCGCCGGCTACAAGATGGGCGACTACAAGATGATCGACACGATGATCAAGGACGGCCTGTGGGACGCCTTCAACGGCTACCACATGGGCCAGACGGCCGAGAACGTCGCCGAGAAGTGGCAGATCTCCCGCGAGCAGCAGGATGAATTCGCCGTCGCCTCCCAGAACAAGGCCGAGGCCGCGCAGAAGGCCGGTCGCTTCAAGGACGAGATTACGCCGGTCACGATCAAGGAGCGCAAGGGCGAGAAGGTCGTCGAGGACGACGAGTACATCCGCCACGGCGCCAATCTCGAGGGCATGCAGAAGCTGCGCCCGGCCTTCGCCAAGGACGGCTCGGTCACCGCGGGCAACGCCTCGGGCATCAACGACGGCGCGGCCGCGCTCGTGCTGATGAGCGCCGCCGAGGCCGAGCGCCGCGGCCTGACCCCGCTGGCGCGCATCGCCTCCTGGGCGACCGCCGGCGTCGATCCGACCGTGATGGGCTCCGGTCCGATTCCGGCCTCGCGCAAGGCGCTGGACAAGGCCGGCTGGAAGGTCGAGGACCTCGATCTGGTGGAAGCCAACGAGGCCTTCGCCGCCCAGGCCTGCGCGGTCAACAAGGACATGGGCTGGAACCCGGACATCGTGAACGTCAACGGCGGTGCGATCGCCATCGGCCATCCGATCGGCGCCTCGGGCGCCCGCGTGCTGGTGACGCTGCTGCATGAGATGGGCCGCCGCGACGCCAGGAAGGGCCTCGCCACCCTGTGCATCGGCGGCGGCATGGGCGTCGCGCTCTGCGTCGAGAGGTGA
- the ggt gene encoding gamma-glutamyltransferase has product MRDFHFPGRSAAHATTAMAATSHPLSTAAALEILQSGGNAVDAAVAAAAVLAVVEPQMTGIGGDCFAIVAQPDGTLSGLNGSGAAPAAATPQRLAELGVTTLDPNGAHAVTVPGAVRAWEVLLARHGTRRLGEVLQRAIGYAEDGYPVTPRVAYDWSRNLDKLSADPGAASEYLVDGAIPKVGQVMRHRALARTLRTIAEDGARAFYEGEVAEDIVATLAARGGLMTREDLAGFEPLDMTPVSRGYRGLDVVELPPNGQGFIALVMLGLLERFDLASLDPNGTERFHLELEAGRLAYSVRDLFLADPDHMAFGPDAFLAPAYLDRLAARMSASARIADIPPSLLGPSSDTIYLSVVDGAGMAVSLINSVYKDFGSGICAPKSGVLLQNRGACFRLEPGHPNCIDGGKRPLHTIIPAMVMKQGLPHLSFGVMGGGYQPCGHAHVLTNMVDFGMDPQEAIDAPRMFFDEQTHVLQAERSVPSATVEGLRALGHEVVEAPGPIGGAQAILIDREAGTLVGGSDPRKDGAAVGY; this is encoded by the coding sequence ATGCGCGACTTCCACTTTCCGGGACGCTCGGCGGCCCATGCCACCACCGCGATGGCGGCGACCTCGCATCCCCTGTCGACGGCGGCCGCGCTGGAAATCCTGCAGTCGGGCGGCAATGCGGTGGATGCCGCCGTGGCGGCGGCGGCCGTGCTGGCCGTGGTGGAGCCGCAGATGACCGGCATCGGCGGCGACTGTTTCGCCATCGTGGCGCAGCCGGACGGCACGCTCAGCGGGTTGAACGGCTCGGGTGCGGCGCCGGCGGCCGCCACGCCGCAGCGCCTCGCCGAGCTTGGCGTGACGACGCTCGATCCCAACGGAGCCCATGCCGTCACCGTGCCCGGCGCGGTGCGCGCCTGGGAGGTTCTGCTTGCCCGCCACGGCACCCGCCGGCTCGGCGAGGTTCTGCAGCGCGCCATCGGCTACGCGGAGGACGGCTATCCGGTCACGCCGCGTGTCGCCTACGACTGGTCGCGCAATCTCGACAAGCTCTCCGCCGATCCCGGCGCCGCCTCGGAATATCTGGTCGACGGCGCGATCCCGAAGGTGGGGCAGGTGATGCGCCACCGGGCGCTCGCGCGCACGCTGCGGACCATCGCCGAGGACGGCGCGCGGGCCTTCTACGAGGGCGAGGTGGCCGAGGACATCGTCGCGACGCTGGCCGCCCGGGGCGGGCTGATGACGCGCGAGGATCTCGCGGGCTTCGAGCCGCTCGACATGACCCCGGTGTCGCGTGGCTACCGGGGGCTCGACGTGGTCGAGCTGCCGCCCAACGGGCAGGGCTTCATCGCGCTGGTGATGCTGGGCCTGCTGGAGCGCTTCGATCTCGCAAGCCTCGATCCGAACGGGACGGAGCGTTTCCACCTGGAACTGGAAGCGGGCCGGCTTGCCTATTCGGTGCGCGATCTCTTCCTCGCCGACCCGGATCACATGGCCTTCGGCCCCGACGCCTTCCTGGCGCCGGCCTATCTCGACCGGCTCGCGGCGCGCATGTCGGCGAGCGCGCGGATCGCGGATATCCCGCCGAGCCTGCTCGGGCCCTCGTCGGACACGATCTATCTCTCCGTCGTGGATGGCGCCGGCATGGCCGTGTCGCTCATCAATTCCGTCTACAAGGATTTCGGCTCCGGCATCTGCGCGCCGAAGAGCGGCGTGCTGCTGCAAAACCGTGGCGCCTGTTTCCGTCTGGAGCCGGGCCATCCCAACTGCATCGACGGCGGCAAGCGGCCGCTGCACACGATCATCCCGGCCATGGTGATGAAGCAGGGGCTGCCGCATCTCTCCTTCGGCGTGATGGGCGGCGGCTATCAGCCCTGCGGCCATGCCCATGTGCTCACCAACATGGTGGATTTCGGTATGGACCCGCAGGAAGCCATCGACGCGCCGCGCATGTTCTTCGACGAGCAGACACATGTGCTGCAGGCGGAGCGCAGCGTGCCGTCGGCCACGGTCGAGGGTCTGCGCGCGCTCGGTCACGAGGTGGTCGAGGCGCCGGGGCCGATCGGCGGGGCGCAGGCGATCCTGATCGACCGCGAGGCCGGCACGCTGGTCGGCGGCTCCGACCCGCGCAAGGACGGGGCGGCCGTCGGTTACTGA
- a CDS encoding sulfurtransferase TusA family protein has protein sequence MDATDLDLDLKGLKCPLPVLKARKAMARLAAGTRVRIEATDPMSVIDIPHFCQEAGHALVSRDQDGEVHVFVIERGPTT, from the coding sequence GTGGACGCAACCGATCTCGATCTCGACCTCAAGGGTCTGAAATGCCCCCTGCCCGTGCTCAAGGCGCGCAAGGCGATGGCGCGCCTGGCCGCCGGTACCCGCGTGCGGATCGAGGCGACCGATCCCATGTCGGTGATCGACATTCCGCATTTCTGCCAGGAGGCCGGTCATGCGCTGGTCTCGCGGGACCAGGACGGCGAGGTGCATGTCTTCGTTATTGAACGCGGGCCGACGACCTGA
- a CDS encoding DUF924 family protein, with translation MTTDKSTALDILDFWWRAGPAKWFASDAGFDAEIETRFGTLVARALDGDFAEWETSPHGALALLLLLDQFPRNLFRGTARAFAGDGRALRLAQASLDAGFDRAFPREARTFFYLPFEHAEDMDAQQTSVDLFRRLGNQETYFYALVHLDVIRRFGRFPHRNAALGRETTAEERAYLEDGGFSA, from the coding sequence ATGACGACAGACAAGAGCACCGCACTCGATATCCTCGATTTCTGGTGGCGGGCCGGTCCGGCGAAATGGTTCGCCTCGGACGCGGGGTTCGACGCGGAGATCGAGACACGCTTCGGCACGCTGGTGGCGCGCGCGCTCGATGGCGATTTCGCCGAGTGGGAGACGAGCCCGCATGGGGCGCTGGCGCTGCTGCTGCTGCTCGACCAGTTCCCGCGCAATCTTTTCAGGGGCACGGCCCGGGCATTTGCCGGCGACGGCCGGGCGCTGCGTCTGGCACAGGCGAGCCTGGACGCCGGCTTCGACCGCGCCTTCCCGCGCGAGGCGCGCACCTTCTTCTATCTGCCCTTCGAACATGCGGAGGACATGGACGCCCAGCAGACGAGCGTCGACCTGTTTCGCCGGCTCGGCAACCAGGAAACCTATTTCTACGCCCTGGTCCATCTGGACGTGATCCGCCGCTTCGGCCGCTTCCCGCATCGCAACGCGGCCCTCGGTCGCGAGACCACGGCGGAGGAACGCGCCTACCTGGAGGACGGCGGCTTCAGCGCCTGA
- a CDS encoding heme-binding protein, whose amino-acid sequence MSKLTLSVSETIVKAAFAKGAELNLKPLTVTVLDAGGHAVAMMRQDGSSILRPQIAAGKAFGALAVGAGSRWLDANAQTRPHFVQALNGAAGGGIVPVPGGVLIRDGAGGEILGAVGITGDTSDNDEACAVAGIEAAGLTPDVG is encoded by the coding sequence ATGAGCAAACTCACTCTCTCCGTTTCCGAAACAATCGTGAAGGCCGCCTTCGCCAAGGGCGCGGAGCTCAACCTGAAGCCGCTGACGGTGACGGTGCTCGACGCCGGCGGGCATGCGGTGGCGATGATGCGTCAGGACGGATCCTCGATCCTGCGGCCGCAGATCGCCGCCGGCAAGGCGTTCGGGGCGCTTGCGGTGGGGGCCGGATCGCGCTGGCTCGACGCCAACGCCCAGACCCGCCCGCATTTCGTTCAGGCGCTGAACGGCGCAGCCGGCGGCGGCATCGTTCCGGTTCCCGGCGGCGTGCTGATTCGCGACGGCGCCGGCGGCGAGATCCTCGGCGCGGTGGGCATCACCGGCGACACCTCGGACAATGACGAGGCCTGCGCCGTGGCCGGCATCGAGGCGGCGGGCCTCACGCCCGACGTCGGCTGA
- a CDS encoding host attachment family protein has product MSGLRIEKDTWILVGDGEKALVFRNDGDADYPNFQVIELLETENPLTSEQGTDAPGRRPDGLGPNRSAMEPTDWHTIEKHRFAKDMAELLYKSAHKGDFSKLVVVAPPMTLGDLRKAFHKEVASRVVAEVDKTLTGHPPHKIETILTTKD; this is encoded by the coding sequence ATGAGTGGTCTGCGTATCGAGAAAGACACCTGGATCCTCGTTGGAGACGGCGAGAAGGCGCTCGTCTTCCGCAACGACGGCGATGCGGATTATCCCAACTTCCAGGTGATCGAGCTTCTCGAGACCGAGAACCCGTTGACGTCCGAGCAGGGCACGGATGCCCCCGGCCGCCGCCCCGACGGGCTCGGTCCCAACCGCAGCGCGATGGAGCCGACGGACTGGCACACCATCGAAAAGCATCGCTTCGCCAAGGATATGGCCGAGCTGCTCTACAAGTCGGCGCACAAGGGCGACTTCTCCAAGCTCGTCGTGGTGGCGCCGCCGATGACGCTCGGCGACCTGCGCAAGGCGTTCCACAAGGAGGTGGCGAGCCGTGTCGTCGCCGAGGTCGACAAGACGCTGACGGGCCATCCGCCGCACAAGATCGAGACGATTCTCACCACCAAGGACTGA
- a CDS encoding 4a-hydroxytetrahydrobiopterin dehydratase produces the protein MATKLDDAARATALAELDGWTASDGRDAIEKTYQFADFVAAFGFMTRAALVAEKMNHHPEWFNVYKTVKVTLTTHDVGGLSELDLKLAKAMDGLAAG, from the coding sequence ATGGCCACCAAACTCGACGACGCCGCCCGCGCAACCGCGCTCGCCGAACTGGACGGCTGGACGGCGAGCGACGGTCGGGACGCCATCGAGAAAACCTATCAGTTCGCCGATTTCGTCGCCGCCTTCGGCTTCATGACGCGCGCCGCGCTGGTCGCGGAGAAGATGAATCATCACCCGGAGTGGTTCAACGTCTACAAGACGGTCAAGGTGACGCTCACGACCCACGACGTGGGCGGGCTGAGCGAGCTCGACCTCAAGCTGGCAAAGGCGATGGACGGCCTCGCGGCCGGTTGA
- the rpmF gene encoding 50S ribosomal protein L32, which yields MAVPKRKTTRMKRGFRRSADALKQPTYVEDKDSGELRRPHHIDLKTGMYRGRQILAPQDDA from the coding sequence ATGGCCGTTCCGAAGAGAAAAACCACGCGCATGAAGCGCGGCTTTCGCCGCTCCGCGGACGCCCTGAAACAGCCGACCTATGTCGAGGACAAGGATTCGGGCGAGCTGCGCCGCCCGCACCACATCGACCTGAAGACGGGCATGTATCGGGGCCGCCAGATTCTGGCGCCGCAGGACGACGCCTGA
- a CDS encoding ammonium transporter, whose protein sequence is MKNRLQILGVASLALVAGSLPALAQDTPEYALASHTAYIFNTLLFLLGGFLVMWMAAGFAMLEAGLVRSKNVSMQCLKNITLYSIAGLMYWITGYNLMYTGVDGGFIGSFGPYSFDPVGGDALDTGYSTASDWFFQMVFVATAASIVSGTLAERIKLWPFLLFVVVLTGFIYPIAGSWQWGAGWLSEMGFSDFAGSTLVHSVGGWAALAGALILGARKGKYGADGTVHALPGSSMPLATLGTFILWLGWFGFNGASQLAMGTIGDASDISRIFANTNLAAAAGVVAAVVLTQILYKKVDVTMVLNGALAGLVSITAEPLAPSVWQTVFIGAVGGAIVVFTVPLLDKLKIDDVVGAIPVHLLAGIWGTLIVPLSNGDASYGVQITGIVAYGVFTFVVSGIVWFALKAAMGIRVSEEEEALGLDKTEVGVEAYPEFGQGSQRV, encoded by the coding sequence ATGAAAAACCGTCTTCAAATCCTGGGAGTGGCATCGCTCGCGCTGGTGGCGGGCAGCCTGCCCGCGCTCGCGCAGGACACGCCGGAATACGCGCTGGCCTCGCATACCGCCTATATCTTCAACACGCTTCTGTTCCTTCTCGGCGGCTTCCTCGTGATGTGGATGGCCGCCGGCTTCGCCATGCTCGAGGCCGGCCTCGTCCGGTCCAAGAACGTGTCGATGCAGTGCCTGAAGAACATCACGCTCTACTCGATCGCCGGCCTGATGTACTGGATCACCGGCTACAACCTGATGTACACGGGCGTCGACGGCGGCTTCATCGGCTCCTTCGGCCCCTACAGCTTCGATCCCGTCGGCGGCGACGCGCTCGACACGGGCTATTCGACGGCCTCCGACTGGTTCTTCCAGATGGTGTTCGTCGCCACCGCGGCCTCGATCGTCTCCGGCACGCTGGCGGAGCGCATCAAGCTGTGGCCGTTCCTGCTCTTCGTCGTGGTGCTGACCGGCTTCATCTACCCGATCGCCGGCTCCTGGCAGTGGGGTGCGGGCTGGCTGTCCGAGATGGGCTTCTCCGACTTCGCCGGCTCGACGCTGGTGCACTCGGTCGGTGGCTGGGCCGCACTTGCCGGTGCGCTGATCCTCGGTGCGCGTAAAGGCAAATACGGCGCCGACGGCACCGTGCATGCGCTGCCCGGCTCCTCCATGCCGCTCGCCACGCTCGGCACCTTCATCCTGTGGCTCGGCTGGTTCGGCTTCAACGGTGCCTCGCAGCTCGCCATGGGCACCATCGGCGACGCCTCCGACATCTCGCGCATCTTCGCCAACACCAATCTGGCCGCCGCCGCCGGCGTGGTCGCCGCGGTCGTGCTCACGCAGATCCTCTACAAGAAGGTCGACGTGACCATGGTGCTCAACGGCGCGCTCGCCGGTCTGGTGTCGATCACCGCCGAGCCGCTGGCGCCCAGTGTCTGGCAGACGGTGTTCATCGGCGCGGTCGGCGGTGCCATCGTCGTCTTCACCGTCCCGCTGCTGGACAAGCTGAAGATCGACGACGTGGTCGGCGCGATTCCCGTCCACCTGCTCGCCGGCATCTGGGGCACGCTGATCGTGCCGCTGTCGAACGGCGACGCCTCCTACGGCGTGCAGATCACCGGCATCGTCGCCTATGGCGTCTTCACCTTCGTGGTCAGCGGCATCGTCTGGTTCGCCCTCAAGGCGGCCATGGGCATCCGCGTCTCCGAGGAAGAAGAGGCGCTCGGTCTCGACAAGACGGAAGTCGGCGTCGAGGCCTATCCCGAGTTCGGTCAGGGCAGCCAGCGCGTGTGA
- a CDS encoding low molecular weight protein-tyrosine-phosphatase, which yields MTSILFVCLGNICRSPLAEGICRARLEAAGLAGRVRVDSAGTGDWHVGKPPDPRSVAVARAHGIDLTPLRARQVSRRDFTRFEHILAMDASNLSDLRALSPDKGGARLVRFLDRDVPDPYFGGPDGFEQVFAMLSDGVDVLLADLIERI from the coding sequence ATGACGTCGATCCTGTTCGTCTGCCTTGGCAATATCTGCCGCTCGCCACTGGCGGAAGGGATCTGCCGGGCCCGGCTCGAGGCGGCGGGGCTCGCCGGGCGGGTGCGTGTCGATTCGGCCGGAACCGGCGACTGGCATGTGGGCAAACCGCCCGATCCGCGGTCGGTGGCGGTGGCCCGTGCGCATGGTATCGACCTGACGCCCTTGCGCGCGCGGCAGGTTTCGCGCCGGGATTTCACGCGCTTCGAGCACATTCTGGCGATGGACGCGTCGAACTTATCCGATCTGCGCGCGTTGTCGCCCGATAAGGGCGGAGCACGCCTTGTCCGGTTTCTCGATCGCGACGTGCCCGACCCCTATTTCGGCGGCCCGGACGGCTTCGAACAGGTGTTCGCCATGCTGTCGGACGGGGTCGACGTCTTGTTGGCGGATTTGATCGAACGCATATGA
- the phaR gene encoding polyhydroxyalkanoate synthesis repressor PhaR, translating to MAKTTEPTIIKKYANRRLYNTGTSTYVTLEDLATMVKDEEDFVVFDAKSGDDITRSVLTQIIFEQENKGQNLLPITFLRQLIRFYGDSMQSVVPSYLDFSMSSFTKEQDRLREQMSSALGATAFDAIEDQVKRNAEIFDRAMRMFLPFGPGKEGGEMGANGLPTQPGTPAGGAAGADELDTLKKQLDAMQKKLDAIAGDKE from the coding sequence ATGGCCAAGACGACCGAGCCGACGATCATCAAGAAATACGCCAACCGCCGCCTCTACAACACGGGCACCAGCACCTATGTGACGCTCGAGGACCTCGCCACCATGGTGAAGGACGAGGAGGATTTCGTCGTCTTCGACGCGAAGTCGGGCGACGACATCACCCGCTCCGTGCTGACACAGATCATCTTCGAGCAGGAGAACAAGGGGCAGAACCTGCTGCCGATCACCTTCCTGCGCCAGCTGATCCGCTTCTACGGCGACAGCATGCAGTCGGTGGTGCCGAGCTACCTCGACTTCTCGATGAGTTCCTTCACCAAGGAGCAGGACCGGCTGCGCGAGCAGATGTCGAGCGCTCTCGGCGCGACGGCCTTCGACGCGATCGAGGATCAGGTCAAGCGCAACGCCGAGATCTTCGACCGCGCCATGCGCATGTTCCTGCCCTTCGGCCCCGGCAAGGAGGGCGGCGAGATGGGCGCGAACGGCCTGCCGACGCAGCCCGGAACGCCCGCCGGCGGCGCGGCCGGGGCGGACGAGCTCGACACGCTGAAGAAGCAGCTCGACGCCATGCAGAAGAAGCTCGATGCCATTGCCGGCGACAAGGAGTAG